The segment CCGAGCAACAAATAAAGGTTCGTCAGGAAGAACCGTTGGATGAGCAGTTCAAAAACTCGTTTGGCATAATGGCCAATCGAAAACCAAGAAAATCAAATCGGTCCTTCGAACTTAACTCACATCTTGCTGCAGACCTTAGACCTCCATATTTGGGTTCAGTATGATATCCGCCCCCCCGGATCATATGTAGACTGTCATTCGATATACCGCACCAATCCTTTTGTGGTTTTATAGGATAATCATCAAATCCATCGACGCACCATTCTGCCACATTTCCATGAACATCATAGAGACCATACAAATTTCGTTTCTTCTCACCGACAGGATGGATGCTTCCAAAACTGTTGTTTTTGTGCCATGCGACGTCATCTAAACACTGATTTGAATCACCACAGAAATAACGGGAAGAGGTGCCAGCACGACAGCTATACTCCCACATTGCTTCTGTGGGTAACGAAAATGCATATCCTTCAGGTAGTTGATTAGAGTATCTCTCATTCAAATTATCGCAGAATTTCATGGCATCATACCAAGTTACCCCAGTTACAGGATGATCAAGTATCTTGCTGGATAACGCGCCAAAACTTGTGTGGAAGTCGGAAGGTATCGATTTCCCAGAGAGAG is part of the Polystyrenella longa genome and harbors:
- a CDS encoding formylglycine-generating enzyme family protein → MRFRYISKSGGTEHLLMRKISRGTFMMGSPENEVGRDNDIEGYFSCELSFDFFMGLYPVSRKEYYALSGKSIPSDFHTSFGALSSKILDHPVTGVTWYDAMKFCDNLNERYSNQLPEGYAFSLPTEAMWEYSCRAGTSSRYFCGDSNQCLDDVAWHKNNSFGSIHPVGEKKRNLYGLYDVHGNVAEWCVDGFDDYPIKPQKDWCGISNDSLHMIRGGGYHTEPKYGGLRSAARCELSSKDRFDFLGFRLAIMPNEFLNCSSNGSS